In the genome of Arabidopsis thaliana chromosome 4, partial sequence, the window ATAAACATTTCTGGCGGACGAGTGGAGATGCATGATTTACTGTATACATTTGGTAAGGAACTTGGTTCACAAGGGTCGCGTAGGCTGTGGAACCATAAAGCCGTTGTAGGTGCGCTGAAGAATAGAGTGGTAAGATAAACCGTAGAACTGTTTGATAGCGACTGTAGCAAAATTTGAAGTTCTCTTTTCATGATAATTAGAAGCTCACTCAGCACTCGACTTCTACTTGCTGATTTCTTGTCTTTAATTGGTTAACCAGGGAGCCGTGAGAGGTATTTTTCTTGACATGTCTgaactgaagaagaaacttcctTTGGACAGAAGTACCTTCATCAAGATGCGCAATCTTAGATACCTCAAATTCTATAGTTCTCGTTGTGATCGAGAATGTGAAGCTGATAGCAAACTAAACTTTCCGGAGGGACTTGAGTTTCCGTTGGATGAGATACGTTACCTCTATTGGCTAAAATTCCCGTTGATGAAACTTCCAAAAGACTTCAACCCCAAGAATCTTACCGACTTTAACCTGCCTTACAGCGAGATTGAAGAGCTCTGGGAGGGGGCTAAGGTACGTGTGtctttgttttataatttcaCCGTTATGATTTTTAGCTTACTTGATTAGTGTTGcttaatttttcttactgTTCATTGCAGGATACACAGAAGTTAAAGTGGGTTGATCTTAGCCACTCAAGAAAGTTATGCAATCTGTCAGGGTTGCTAAATGCTGAGAGTCTCCAAAGACTAAATCTTGAAGGGTGCACGAGTTTGGAGGAGTTGCCTCGTGAGATGAAACGCATGAAAAGCCTTATTTTCCTCAACATGAGAGGATGCACGAGTCTCCGGGTTCTTCCGCGTATGAATCTGATCTCTTTGAAAACTCTCATCCTCACCAATTGCTCAAGCATTCAGAAATTCCAGGTGATTTCAGATAACCTAGAAACTCTACACTTAGATGGAACTGCAATTGGCAAACTTCCTACCGACATGGTGAAGCTCCAGAAACTGATTGTATTGAACTTGAAAGACTGCAAAATGTTAGGTGCAGTTCCAGAATTCCTAGGGAAGCTGAAAGCTCTGCAAGAACTGGTGCTATCTGGTTGTTCAAAGCTCAAGACTTTTTCAGTTCCTATTGAAACCATGAAATGCTTGCAGATATTATTGCTTGACGGGACAGCACTTAAAGAAATGCCAAAGTTATTGCGGTTCAATAGCTCTAGAGTGGAAGATCTACCCGAATTAAGACGTGGTATTAATGGCCTATCCTCATTGCGACGTCTATGCTTAAGCAGGAACAATATGATCAGCAATCTGCAAATCGACATCAATCAACTCTATCATCTGAAATGGTTAGACCTGAAATACTGCAAGAATCTCACATCAATTCCATTGCTTCCACCAAATCTAGAGATCTTAGATGCACATGGCTGcgaaaaactgaaaacagtTGCGTCGCCCATGGCCCTTCTTAAGCTTATGGAGCAGGTTCAGTCTAAATTCATTTTCACCAACTGCAACAATCTGGAACAAGTTGCAAAGAATAGCATCACATCGTATGCTCAAAGGAAAAGCCAGCTAGATGCACGTAGATGCTACAAAGAGGTCTGTCTCATTTCTTACTCTATCTACTTGAATCTCTATAGCAGTTTATgataattttctgtttttgtgtcATTTTTTGCAGGGGGGTGTTTCAGAAGCTTTGTTCATCGCTTGCTTTCCAGGAAGTGATGTACCTTCATGGTTCAACTATCAAACATTTGGATCCGCATTAAGGCTGAAGTTGCCGCCACATTGGTGTGACAACAGGCTTTCAACAATAGCTCTATGTGCTGTTGTCACATTCCCTGACACTCAAGATGAAATCAACCGTTTCTCAATAGAGTGCACTTGTGAGTTCAAAAATGAACTTGGGACATGTATACGTTTCAGTTGCACTCTTGGTGGAAGTTGGATCGAGTCTCGCAAGATTGATTCAGATCATGTGTTTATCGGTTACACTAGTAGCTCACACATAACAAAACATCTAGAAGGGTCGTTGAAGTTGAAAGAACATGATAAATGTGTTCCTACGGAGGCTTCAATCGAATTTGAAGTGATAGATGGAGCAGGTGAAATTGTGAATTGTGGTTTAAGTTTGGTGTACGAGGAACCAAACCATGTCGTTGTTGAAAGGAACTGTAAAGGAGCTTCATCAAGAAGAGATATGTCCGTTGGAGAGAGCATATTGAGCATTGCTGCTGGGTATTTGTCCAATGTTTTGAGGTTTCTGTGGCTAGGTGTTGTATTCTTTATGGTTTATggattttctaaaatttttgttaaataacttttttttgtcttcattaAATTACATGTTTATGTATAGTGAAATTTGTTACTGGACCGGGACTAATCCATGAGTTTCTTAGTTAGCTAAAATTCTTCCAACGGGTTAAGATATCAAATGTTGTTTCATGGATCCTAATGTCTAATATAACCAAGTATGTATTTGAGTAATCTCACATTTAAATGGCTATTCAAATCATCCCACAGTAGAAGAACTCCACAAAAATGGTCGTCTTTCATGCTCCAAACATCATTCATTACATTTGACATCATCGAATTTCACTCTCTTGCccacacaaaagaaaagcCTTTCAGCGATTCccttttttgtcaaattcaCATTACAGTCTcgtgagagaaaaaaaaaaagaagaagctttttgACTAATATTTTGGAAGACACCCATTGGTCAAGATTCTGAGATAACTTTAacttcatattattattttccccGAAAGAGAGAGTAGACTAGAAGTGGTCAGTGGGTCTAACACATATCCTAAAATAGTCGCATGTATATACAAACCAATGAGACCATATAACACACATACAAACATGTCTATATATAACCCATCATTAGTTTGATTAAAAGTGCGTAATTGTTCCTAATTATAATCTTACTTACTATCTACTTTTTACTTATGTGGAGCCTCTCCAATGGTTATTAcgataaattaacaaaaagtacTGTGCTTTTTTACACTTGTTTTTGAgaaacatttataattatttttatgaaatgtTATCACTAGAAGTTCTTAAACAACTAATGAATCAAACTATCAATTGTCCACgaacaaattttgataaatattttttacgCTTGTTCaagaattttagtttaaatatttattaaattagaaattaaacaaaattgtttttcttgaatcaTTTGCATTCTTGATACAATGTTTTAGATTCGTTATACATAGGAAAAAGATAGACgatagaaaagagagaattgcATAAAATACATGAGAGTGGTTTAGTTGGCCCACCTTAAGTATGAAATGGACAAATCACAAGCCTTGTCTTTCCTTCAATCACATCCCTCCCCTTTAAAAGCTACCATCAAGTAAAATCTCCATTGCCAAGATTTTGCCATCTCTTTTCAACACAAATCTATCAATAACTATATATCAATACATTCAATTTTTGAAGTACTTTAGTGTCTCTAATAGTAGAAGATCAATGGTACGGATGTCGATTCAATTAGATGCTCACACGTTACTACGTTAGCATGATTTTCTTATTGCGCCAATTTCTTAAGACTTTATTAGTCATGAAAACctaacatttttaattatttggaCAGAAATACTTCtgatttgagaaaaaaactctATTCACAGAtgacacaaaaatatttcGGAGTTCAGAAAAGTtttgacatttgtttttagtattacatgtttttagaaacttttgttttgatagaaataaaataaaaaaatgaaaatgaatttgCTTAATTTCAGTGAATCTTTTATTCATTTACATTGTATAACAGaacaaataagaataaaaatacgaaaacaaaatgatttgagATAAGgaataattattataagaatgaagaaaaaaaaaaaaggaagaaacggGTTAGGGGCTCTTGAAACTACGACAAAGCATGCCCATCGGACTCCCATCTTGTACACCGCACGCTCGACAACTCATAGGCCCACTTTGGGccaatcttatttttatttctttactCTAATTAACCGTTAATTAACAATCGCTAACCCTCTCACGAAATCAATTCAGGCTGTTTacttttactttgattttgtatataaattagaCCACACATAAGCTATAAATAATTCATGTAATGTTAAgtacaaatcaaacaaaaaaagtttgtgtAACTTAATTTAGATATATACGTGAACTCTGCACTAGGTAGAATTAAGTTTTATGTCCGACTCCTCGTacttaaaccaaaaccctaaactataATTCGTTAcatcaaacacaaaagtaAATAGCATATATCTTCACTCACTCACAGCCATATAtacattattcttttttcacgaaaaagtatatatagtagaagaaaacaaatctttcacacatctttatatatgttatactGTATCAATAAATTCTACGTACCTATATAGCAAACGTTACGCACCATATTATAGTGTTATCTTTTATCAAACATGTAAATCCCTATATAAGTCATAGTCCAAGTTGGAACACAATAATCCACTGATGAAtctgttctcttcttctctatcacTCAATAACGTGGAAGAAGCAGTCTCTACTGATCCCTTGTTATTGCTCTCTTCGTTATTGTAATGACCGATTTtattgttatcttcttcatgatGACCTCCAAAACCCGAAACTCCATCTTCTTGGCTCATAAGTTGAGAAGCAACAAATTTATCGAGTGCTCTCCAATCCGTCGTCATCActgatgttttcttcttcttcttatctttattTCCACTACTTATTAGCGCATTGAAGCTCACATCCTCTTCTATTAAATGTCTTttgtagatatttttattcttctccAATGATGTAATTGACGTCAAGCTCACTGGTCTTTTGGTAAGAGGGAGTGAAGGGCTTTCAAGCTGCGGAAGTTGAATGAATTGATCGCAGTGGATGAAGTTTAAACCGATATCTGATCCTTCTAGTTCTTGCTTGAACATTAAATCTTGTGCAAAAACGTTTTGTTTCTGCTTAGATACGTAGTTAAGAGGCTCCGTAACTGAGCGTACTCCACTCGGTAATTCGTCGTAAAAGTAACTTGAGCTCCAAGTTTCTGTGTTCTTGGCTTGCCCGGTCATTGGCTTTTTCTTGAACGCTCTACAAACCACCCACCCTTCTTCCTATGACACATACACAATCATATTAAGGAATGGTTTATTATATTTGGTGTTAGTAACTAAGTATGCCAAACCTTTAGGCcaatgtcaaacaaaaaaaaaaatgtttcttttatttgcaGTGAGACACAATAAAAGCATGCCTTAAAAGTGTGAGACCACAAGATAGAAAGCTAGCAATAAGCATAGGTACATACTCATATGCAAGCTAaaatcaaactatttttttattttttaaattgattttgagataTTGCAAGAACTATGAtactcaaaaacatttttcatagtatttacaaaatttgcttATCTAAAAGCTTGATAAGAGATTTGAAAAGATACGTATAACTCACTTTAATTAATTCATGTATTTATTTAGACGacttttaagactttaaagtttaaactcctattgtatatatattttaaactcctaaatatatgaaaatcctattcatatataaatggaGATAAAAAGGAACGAACTTTGGTCTACATGGAACTGAAGTTTTAGGACAGAtcctttttactttttgttttgtgattaaaGGTGTAACATTTTACATAAGTCTTAAAGATACTCGACTTTTACCTAAAAGGTTAAAATGTGTCTCGTAAAAGAGCTTATGAGCAAACAAAAAGTCGCTTGGACCCATGAAGGACGACTAAACATCCATGTAATTCCCGGTAGAGGATAAAATTTAGATTGAACATCTAGTATAACAATTATCCTCAAATCTATGTATTTCAAAATGATATCAGGTAAAACGAGAATACCTGAGGAGGTGCATTCTCATCTGACTCTAGCCGGTATTCATGCATGATCCAATCGGTTTTTTGGCCATTAGGGGCTCTTCCTTTGTAGAACACAAGTGTTTTTCTCATACCAATCAGTTTTGACTTGTCGTAAACAGCCTTGTCTCGGCCCGTGGCTTTCCAAAACCCAGCCATGGTCGCTCTGTTTGTTCTTGTTCCTGTTGGatatttcttatctttgtggCTGAAGAAATACCATTCATTTCTTTCCTCATATCCGATTCGGCAGCTCTctataatatacataattaatgCTCATCAGATCTATGTATTCACATTGTCagattaagaagaagaaaaaaatcctaaattaAGTATGCATCATGTATTTTGTGAAAACCTTGTAAATCCCATGGTTCGATTCTGTAGAGATCAATATCTCTTATGACATCAAGATCGATCTTTTGCGATGCAACTTTTTTCCTTAAATAGTAACCAACGAGCTCTTCATCTGTTGGATGGAATCTGAATCCCGGAGGAACACTACATGATTGATCCACCGATTCCATTATTTCTGCATAACACCAATACCACAATGAGATCactatatgttatatatacgtatatataatGATATGTACATGTGTATGCATGCTACATCACAAAGAGATGGGGTTATATATTAGAGAGAGGTAGAGAAAAGTTAGATAATTGGTTTCATGGAAAcagggagaaaaaaaaagaagaacttaTTTGTAATTGAGTTTAATCATCAGCTCATTTGGTGGTTAGTTTCCACTACTTACTTTTCATGTTGATGCACTTATTAAACACATGTACTCAGgtattgtttttgatttcttacaaagaattaagaaaatggaacAAGATCATGCAAGTTAGgtttaaaagttgaagaaatcaaagaggACATGCATGAGGGCTTCTGTTCATATATGACGCATTGACGCTAAAAGAAAACGGAAAAGAGAGTTTTGTTGTATCATGCGTTCCTGTTGTAACGTGGTTTATGAATGGTGGCAATGATCATATCGAGAACCGGAATTATTCTTTTGTAGACATATATTA includes:
- a CDS encoding Disease resistance protein (TIR-NBS-LRR class) family (Disease resistance protein (TIR-NBS-LRR class) family; FUNCTIONS IN: transmembrane receptor activity, ATP binding; INVOLVED IN: signal transduction, apoptosis, defense response, innate immune response; LOCATED IN: intrinsic to membrane, chloroplast; EXPRESSED IN: 20 plant structures; EXPRESSED DURING: 13 growth stages; CONTAINS InterPro DOMAIN/s: NB-ARC (InterPro:IPR002182), Toll-Interleukin receptor (InterPro:IPR000157), Disease resistance protein (InterPro:IPR000767); BEST Arabidopsis thaliana protein match is: Disease resistance protein (TIR-NBS-LRR class) family (TAIR:AT5G45250.1); Has 23119 Blast hits to 17172 proteins in 640 species: Archae - 16; Bacteria - 1087; Metazoa - 1782; Fungi - 109; Plants - 19291; Viruses - 8; Other Eukaryotes - 826 (source: NCBI BLink).), producing the protein MVDYSSSSSSSVQLSPPQHQVFLNFRGKQLRNGFVSHLEKALRRDGINVFIDRNETKGRDLSNLFSRIQESRIALAIFSSMYTESYWCLDELVKIKDCVDLGTLVVIPIFYMVDTDDVKNLKGAFGYTFWKLAKTCNGEKLDKWKQALKDVPKKLGFTLSEMSDEGESINQIVGEVIKVLSSDVMPDLEREIPIDDPFPTGEQVPEAAPDSPPPLFGIETRLKQLEEKLDFECKDTLTIGVVGMPGIGKTTLTSMLYEKWQHDFLRCVFLHDVRKMWKDCMMDRSIFIEELLKDDNVNQEVADFSPESLKALLLSKKSLVVLDNVSDKKQIEVLLGESDWIKRGSRIFITTSDRSVIEGMVDDTYEVLRLTGRDSFEYFSYFAFSGKLCPPVRTFMNLSRLFADYAKGNPLALKILGKELNGKDKTHWEEKLSKLMQSPNKTIQDVLRVSYDELGLSHKDVFLDVACFFRSGDEYYVRCLVESCDTEAIDTVSEIKDLASKFLINISGGRVEMHDLLYTFGKELGSQGSRRLWNHKAVVGALKNRVGAVRGIFLDMSELKKKLPLDRSTFIKMRNLRYLKFYSSRCDRECEADSKLNFPEGLEFPLDEIRYLYWLKFPLMKLPKDFNPKNLTDFNLPYSEIEELWEGAKDTQKLKWVDLSHSRKLCNLSGLLNAESLQRLNLEGCTSLEELPREMKRMKSLIFLNMRGCTSLRVLPRMNLISLKTLILTNCSSIQKFQVISDNLETLHLDGTAIGKLPTDMVKLQKLIVLNLKDCKMLGAVPEFLGKLKALQELVLSGCSKLKTFSVPIETMKCLQILLLDGTALKEMPKLLRFNSSRVEDLPELRRGINGLSSLRRLCLSRNNMISNLQIDINQLYHLKWLDLKYCKNLTSIPLLPPNLEILDAHGCEKLKTVASPMALLKLMEQVQSKFIFTNCNNLEQVAKNSITSYAQRKSQLDARRCYKEGGVSEALFIACFPGSDVPSWFNYQTFGSALRLKLPPHWCDNRLSTIALCAVVTFPDTQDEINRFSIECTCEFKNELGTCIRFSCTLGGSWIESRKIDSDHVFIGYTSSSHITKHLEGSLKLKEHDKCVPTEASIEFEVIDGAGEIVNCGLSLVYEEPNHVVVERNCKGASSRRDMSVGESILSIAAGYLSNVLRFLWLGVVFFMVYGFSKIFVK
- the NAC076 gene encoding NAC domain containing protein 76 translates to MESVDQSCSVPPGFRFHPTDEELVGYYLRKKVASQKIDLDVIRDIDLYRIEPWDLQESCRIGYEERNEWYFFSHKDKKYPTGTRTNRATMAGFWKATGRDKAVYDKSKLIGMRKTLVFYKGRAPNGQKTDWIMHEYRLESDENAPPQEEGWVVCRAFKKKPMTGQAKNTETWSSSYFYDELPSGVRSVTEPLNYVSKQKQNVFAQDLMFKQELEGSDIGLNFIHCDQFIQLPQLESPSLPLTKRPVSLTSITSLEKNKNIYKRHLIEEDVSFNALISSGNKDKKKKKTSVMTTDWRALDKFVASQLMSQEDGVSGFGGHHEEDNNKIGHYNNEESNNKGSVETASSTLLSDREEENRFISGLLCSNLDYDLYRDLHV
- the NAC076 gene encoding NAC domain containing protein 76, whose product is MKKIMESVDQSCSVPPGFRFHPTDEELVGYYLRKKVASQKIDLDVIRDIDLYRIEPWDLQESCRIGYEERNEWYFFSHKDKKYPTGTRTNRATMAGFWKATGRDKAVYDKSKLIGMRKTLVFYKGRAPNGQKTDWIMHEYRLESDENAPPQEEGWVVCRAFKKKPMTGQAKNTETWSSSYFYDELPSGVRSVTEPLNYVSKQKQNVFAQDLMFKQELEGSDIGLNFIHCDQFIQLPQLESPSLPLTKRPVSLTSITSLEKNKNIYKRHLIEEDVSFNALISSGNKDKKKKKTSVMTTDWRALDKFVASQLMSQEDGVSGFGGHHEEDNNKIGHYNNEESNNKGSVETASSTLLSDREEENRFISGLLCSNLDYDLYRDLHV